The Lentimicrobium sp. L6 DNA segment CTCAGGAATGCCCTGTGAATATCAACCAACCCAGTATGATTATCGATATGCGTAGATACTTGGTCATGGAAGAAAGTGCTGCTCCAGCAGAACTGAATACTGTATTCCAAAACATTGAAAATAATGGAGCTCCATGGCAATATAGCCAAGATGATAGAATGAAGTGGGCTGAGGATTTATTCACAAACGCATAATTACAGATCTTTAAATATTGAAAAATGGATACTAAAGAAAAAGTTAAAATAGAAGTCCCTATATATAGTGAATTACATGCTGCAGGAAATGCTCCCGAATATCTGTTTTGGGTAGGTAGTGCTGGGGCTTTCGATGATAGATATACAAAAGTTACCCGCGATTTTGTGAAGATATTACACCATCTGGGAGTCAGTTATGGGGTGCTTGGAGTAGAAGAAAGTGATAGCGGTGACACAGCCCGTAGAGCTGGAAACGAAATGCTATTTCAGATGCAAGCCATGATGAATATTGAAGTGATGAATGCCTATGAGGTAAAGAAAATCATCACCTGTGATCCTCACGATTTTAACACCCTTAAAAATGAATATCCAGATTATGATGGCCATTACGAAGTATGGCATCACAGTCAGTTCTTAGAGAAAATGATAAAAGAAGGCAAACTTAAATTGACGAAAAAGGCACTGGCAGGAAAAAAAATCACCTATCATGATCCTTGTTATTTGGGTAGAGGAAATGGCGAATACGAAGCCCCACGAAATATTCTGGATGCTCTAGCTGATGACAGAGTAGAAATGAAACGAAGTAAAAGCTTTGCTTTATGCTGTGGTGCTGGTGGTGCTCAGATGTTTAAAGAAGCTGAAAAGGGGAACAAAGAAGTGAATATGGAACGCATGGAGGATGTCTCCGAAACCAAATGCGATATTGTTGTCACAGGATGTCCTTTCTGTATGACTATGCTCACTGATGGTATTAAGTTTACCGAGCAAGAAGAGCAGATGAAGAATATGGACTTGGCTGAGTTGGTGGCTTTGGAATTGAAATTGTAGAAAAAACATGAACCATATATAACACCGATGTATTTGAAAGAAACTTATAAGGTTATTTTTATCACAACTAAATTTGAAAACTTAAGAAATATTAGAATCTATTTAAACCCTTATGGTAAATCGTATAATTATTACGCTAGGCATATAAAAATATAGTTTCATTCAAAACCACTCGCTACAGAAATAACTAAATAATACCTAATAGCCTCAGTTTGATATTAAATCAGGCCACATTTTCAGATAATTAGCTTATAAATGACCCAGATTTATGAAGAGCAATCATGATAACTCAATGAAATTTGGGGAAATAGATGGGCTAATTATCGAAATCTACTAGTAGAAAAGCCAATAACACATCATCTTTTACTTAATAATCATTTGATATAGCGCGCTATAAAGCATGATTATTAAAACAAATCTAATGCATTATTGACTTTCTGTGGCAATTATTTAATAATCGAAGGTTAATAGATTTTCTTTAAATAGTATATGGCAAATTTCTTTCTAAAGGTAATCAAATGAAACACCCATGACAAAAAAAAAGACACACACGAGCATGATTATAGCATATTGATGTAACTTTAGAGTAAAATGATACAGTTATGACAACAGATAAAATCGAATTCGAACAGGTGATAGAAAAAGGGTGTGGAATAGACATTCACAAATCAGTTTTGGTATCATCGGTGCAAGGAAAAGACAT contains these protein-coding regions:
- a CDS encoding (Fe-S)-binding protein, with the translated sequence MDTKEKVKIEVPIYSELHAAGNAPEYLFWVGSAGAFDDRYTKVTRDFVKILHHLGVSYGVLGVEESDSGDTARRAGNEMLFQMQAMMNIEVMNAYEVKKIITCDPHDFNTLKNEYPDYDGHYEVWHHSQFLEKMIKEGKLKLTKKALAGKKITYHDPCYLGRGNGEYEAPRNILDALADDRVEMKRSKSFALCCGAGGAQMFKEAEKGNKEVNMERMEDVSETKCDIVVTGCPFCMTMLTDGIKFTEQEEQMKNMDLAELVALELKL